The Bacillus sp. Y1 genome has a window encoding:
- the flgK gene encoding flagellar hook-associated protein FlgK, protein MRSTFMGLETARRGMFTQQSALNTTGHNIANASTPGYTRQRVNFTQTQPYPNVGLNKPQLPGQMGTGVEAGSVQRVRESFLDVQYRGENNKLGYWEARAESYTKMEEIMNEPSDSGLSQTMDMFWQSLQDLAVNPSNPGARSVVRQRAVAVTETFNYLASSLNGIRADLKNEITVTEKEINSLSEQINNINNQIASVEPHGLLPNDLYDERDRLIDQLSSLVNIKVEYTSSGGNASTLAEGKANITLLDANGASLGQLVNGTGFNKLTVNFNGTDESVKTVQLGATQLDFQQFSSTGKLRAIVESYGYENSTGDVTGVYPDMLAELDNMAYMFAYQFNLQHQDGATPNQINGTTTDDTPAFFSDTENGEVNIANKKGMASRLQVSDQIMASLDNIATSSKENPTMGDSTNISALAEIINKPFKYGNNTESSFRNYYEVLVGGMAVDSQEAARLSANSGTLRQAVEERRMSVSSVSLDEEMTNMIQFQHAYNASARMITLQDEMLDKIINGMGTAGR, encoded by the coding sequence ATGAGATCAACATTTATGGGATTAGAAACAGCCCGTAGAGGTATGTTTACACAACAAAGTGCTTTAAACACGACAGGTCATAATATCGCAAATGCAAGCACACCAGGATATACAAGACAACGTGTTAACTTCACACAAACACAGCCTTATCCGAATGTGGGCCTAAATAAGCCTCAGCTTCCAGGTCAAATGGGAACGGGTGTAGAGGCTGGTTCGGTTCAACGAGTGAGAGAAAGCTTCTTAGATGTTCAGTATCGTGGAGAGAATAATAAATTAGGATACTGGGAAGCACGTGCAGAATCGTACACAAAGATGGAAGAGATTATGAACGAGCCATCGGATAGTGGATTATCTCAAACCATGGATATGTTCTGGCAATCATTACAGGACTTAGCTGTCAATCCGAGCAACCCTGGTGCACGTTCAGTAGTAAGACAACGTGCAGTTGCCGTAACAGAGACATTTAACTATCTAGCAAGTTCTTTAAACGGAATTCGTGCTGACTTGAAAAATGAAATCACAGTTACAGAAAAAGAGATTAATTCTTTATCAGAGCAAATTAATAATATAAATAACCAGATTGCTAGTGTTGAGCCGCATGGCTTGTTACCAAACGATTTATACGATGAGCGTGATCGACTTATTGATCAGCTATCCTCACTCGTAAATATCAAAGTGGAATACACTTCAAGTGGTGGGAACGCTTCTACTCTTGCAGAAGGAAAAGCGAATATCACTTTACTTGATGCAAATGGTGCTAGCCTAGGTCAGCTAGTGAATGGGACAGGCTTTAACAAGTTAACTGTTAACTTTAACGGAACGGATGAATCTGTAAAGACTGTACAATTAGGAGCAACCCAGTTAGATTTTCAACAATTCAGTTCAACTGGAAAGCTTAGAGCAATAGTTGAATCTTATGGCTATGAAAACTCTACAGGTGATGTAACAGGAGTTTACCCAGATATGCTAGCTGAATTGGACAATATGGCTTACATGTTTGCTTATCAGTTCAATCTTCAGCATCAGGATGGCGCAACACCGAATCAAATTAACGGAACAACTACTGATGATACCCCAGCATTTTTTTCAGACACAGAAAATGGAGAGGTTAATATTGCTAATAAAAAAGGCATGGCTTCTCGTTTGCAAGTATCAGATCAGATCATGGCAAGTTTAGACAATATTGCAACATCTAGTAAGGAAAACCCAACCATGGGTGACTCAACAAATATTTCTGCGTTAGCTGAGATTATCAATAAACCTTTTAAATACGGAAACAACACAGAATCAAGCTTCCGAAACTATTATGAAGTCCTAGTTGGTGGAATGGCAGTTGATTCACAGGAAGCAGCAAGACTTTCTGCAAACAGTGGTACCCTTCGTCAAGCTGTTGAAGAAAGAAGAATGTCTGTAAGCTCTGTTTCACTGGACGAGGAAATGACAAATATGATTCAATTCCAACATGCTTACAATGCTTCTGCTAGAATGATTACATTACAAGATGAAATGTTAGATAAAAT
- the flgM gene encoding flagellar biosynthesis anti-sigma factor FlgM — MKINNIGTTGINPYKKAINKLDKVNNTTTAKADKVEISSAAKEMQQISQVDAARQKKVEELKQSVQNGTYKPNATATASSIINYFKI; from the coding sequence ATGAAAATCAACAACATTGGTACAACAGGAATTAATCCATATAAAAAAGCAATCAACAAACTTGATAAAGTCAATAACACCACAACTGCTAAAGCGGATAAGGTTGAGATTTCTTCCGCTGCAAAAGAAATGCAGCAGATTTCTCAAGTGGATGCTGCTCGTCAGAAAAAGGTTGAAGAGCTAAAGCAAAGTGTTCAAAACGGAACATACAAGCCAAACGCAACTGCAACCGCTTCTAGTATCATTAATTACTTTAAAATATAA
- a CDS encoding flagellar protein FlgN: MSAAQLVTVMERLLDLHKSLLEKAYQKTTVIEKGDIDALNTLIKEEHKLLPNINKFEQVRQQVVRNFLTPFHVEEENFTISTCLTYIDNSNKDKLAHLREDLLEVAQKLQKQNELNSELVKQSLQFVQMSLDMFYPKTPEFNYGPPKQSGLSTSNSLFNRKA; the protein is encoded by the coding sequence ATGTCTGCTGCTCAATTAGTAACAGTCATGGAGAGGCTTCTCGACTTGCATAAGAGCTTGCTTGAAAAAGCTTATCAAAAGACGACAGTTATTGAAAAAGGGGACATTGATGCCCTCAATACTCTCATCAAGGAAGAACACAAGCTTTTACCAAACATAAATAAATTTGAACAGGTAAGACAACAGGTTGTGAGAAATTTTCTCACTCCTTTTCATGTAGAGGAAGAAAACTTTACGATTTCTACTTGTTTAACATATATAGATAATTCGAATAAGGACAAACTCGCTCATTTGCGTGAGGATCTACTAGAGGTTGCGCAGAAACTCCAAAAGCAAAATGAGTTAAATTCAGAACTAGTTAAGCAATCATTACAATTTGTCCAAATGTCTTTAGACATGTTTTACCCAAAAACACCTGAATTCAATTATGGACCACCTAAACAGTCCGGACTGTCCACATCGAATTCCCTTTTCAATCGAAAAGCCTAA